From the genome of Etheostoma spectabile isolate EspeVRDwgs_2016 chromosome 10, UIUC_Espe_1.0, whole genome shotgun sequence, one region includes:
- the gpx3 gene encoding glutathione peroxidase 3 isoform X2 encodes MMRHIFPLLLLGLLRPCDAEAAFTQCEYTHDTIYKYQAKTLNQSRTVNFSDYKGKSVLFINVATYUGYTFQYVELNALHEELKPLGLTILGFPCNQFGKQEPGTNQEILPGLKHVRPGNGFVPNFLLFEKGDVNGKDEQEVFTFLKNSCPPVGDILGNPSRMFWDPVKLSDIKWNFEKFLVGPDGKPAMRWHPSVNISEVQADIRKYLLQLYTQEVFN; translated from the exons ATGATGCGACACATCTTCCCGCTGCTGTTGCTCGGTCTGCTGCGACCCTGCGACGCCGAAGCAGCCTTCACACAG TGTGAATACACACATGACACCATTTACAAATACCAGGCAAAGACTCTAAACCAGAGTCGCACTGTGAACTTCAGTGACTACAAGGGCAAGAGTGTCCTCTTCATCAACGTGGCCACATACTGAGGATACACCTTCCAGTATGTGG AACTGAATGCACTACACGAGGAGCTGAAACCTCTTGGACTCACCATTCTTGGCTTCCCTTGCAACCAATTTGGGAAACAGGAACCAGGGACAAACCAGGAAATTCTGCCAGGTTTAAA GCATGTTAGACCGGGCAATGGATTTGTTCCCAACTTCCTGCTGTTCGAGAAAGGTGATGTGAATGGAAAAGACGAGCAAGAGGTTTTCACTTTCCTTAAG AACTCCTGCCCTCCAGTTGGAGACATCTTGGGTAACCCCAGCAGAATGTTCTGGGACCCTGTGAAGCTCAGCGACATCAAGTGGAACTTTGAAAAGTTTCTGGTGGGACCAGACGGAAAGCCAGCAATGAGGTGGCATCCGAGTGTCAACATTTCTGAGGTCCAAGCTGACATTCGCAAATACCTGCTCCAACTATACACACAGGAGGTGTTTAATTAG
- the gpx3 gene encoding glutathione peroxidase 3 isoform X1 has translation MMRHIFPLLLLGLLRPCDAEAAFTQRCEYTHDTIYKYQAKTLNQSRTVNFSDYKGKSVLFINVATYUGYTFQYVELNALHEELKPLGLTILGFPCNQFGKQEPGTNQEILPGLKHVRPGNGFVPNFLLFEKGDVNGKDEQEVFTFLKNSCPPVGDILGNPSRMFWDPVKLSDIKWNFEKFLVGPDGKPAMRWHPSVNISEVQADIRKYLLQLYTQEVFN, from the exons ATGATGCGACACATCTTCCCGCTGCTGTTGCTCGGTCTGCTGCGACCCTGCGACGCCGAAGCAGCCTTCACACAG CGGTGTGAATACACACATGACACCATTTACAAATACCAGGCAAAGACTCTAAACCAGAGTCGCACTGTGAACTTCAGTGACTACAAGGGCAAGAGTGTCCTCTTCATCAACGTGGCCACATACTGAGGATACACCTTCCAGTATGTGG AACTGAATGCACTACACGAGGAGCTGAAACCTCTTGGACTCACCATTCTTGGCTTCCCTTGCAACCAATTTGGGAAACAGGAACCAGGGACAAACCAGGAAATTCTGCCAGGTTTAAA GCATGTTAGACCGGGCAATGGATTTGTTCCCAACTTCCTGCTGTTCGAGAAAGGTGATGTGAATGGAAAAGACGAGCAAGAGGTTTTCACTTTCCTTAAG AACTCCTGCCCTCCAGTTGGAGACATCTTGGGTAACCCCAGCAGAATGTTCTGGGACCCTGTGAAGCTCAGCGACATCAAGTGGAACTTTGAAAAGTTTCTGGTGGGACCAGACGGAAAGCCAGCAATGAGGTGGCATCCGAGTGTCAACATTTCTGAGGTCCAAGCTGACATTCGCAAATACCTGCTCCAACTATACACACAGGAGGTGTTTAATTAG
- the dctn4 gene encoding dynactin subunit 4 translates to MASLLQPDRVVYLVRGEKRIRAPLSQLYFCRYCSELRSLECVSHEVDSHYCPSCLENMPSAEAKLKKNRCANCFDCPSCMHTLSTRATNIPAPLPDDPTKTAMKKAYYLACGFCRWTSRDVGMADKSVASGGWQEPENPHTQRINKLIEYYQQLAHREKQERDRKKLARRRQCMPLAFSQHTIHVVEKYGLGTRLQRQRPGAPISSLSGLSLKEGEDQKEITIEPAQALDEVEPLPEDCYTRPISLPEVTTLRQRLLQPDFQPAVASQLHPRHKHLLMKRSLRCRKCEHNLSKPEFNPTSIKFKIQLVAVSYIPEVRIMSIPNLRNLKVSVCTGSDMVMVPSKELVLAGKDAAAEYDELAEPQDFQDDPDVVAFRKSNKIGFFIKVIPQKEEDADVTVSFKIRHDFRNLAAPVRPSEEGAETPAEAVWLTHHVELRLGPLAP, encoded by the exons ATGGCGTCCCTTCTGCAGCCAGATAGAGTTGTCTATCTGGTTCGTGGAGAGAAAAGGATTAGAGCCCCTTTATCTCAACTTTATTTCTGTCGCTACTGTAGTGAGCTACGGTCTCTGGAATGTGTGTCTCACGAG GTGGACTCCCACTATTGTCCAAGCTGTCTGGAGAACATGCCATCTGCAGAGGCTAAGCTTAAAAAGAACAG GTGTGCAAATTGTTTTGACTGCCCAAGTTGCATGCACACGCTGTCTACGCGAGCCACAAACATCCCAGCTCCTCTGCCTGATGATCCTACCAAGACGGCCATGAAAAAGGCCTACTACCTGGCCTGTGGCTTCTGTCGCTGGACCTCCAGGGACGTGGGAATGGCTGACAAATCAGTTG CCAGTGGTGGATGGCAGGAGCCAGAGAACCCTCATACTCAACGG ATCAACAAACTGATCGAGTATTACCAGCAGCTGGCCCACAGAGAGAAGCAGGAGAGAGATAGGAAGAAGCTGGCCAGGAGACGACAGTGCATGCCTCTGGCGTTCTCG CAACACACTATACATGTGGTG GAAAAATATGGCCTTGGAACCAGACTGCAGAGGCAGAGACCTGGAGCTCCCATATCAAGCCTGTCTGGCCTGTC CCTTAAAGAGGGCGAGGACCAGAAGGAGATCACCATCGAACCTGCCCAGGCCCTTGATGAAGTGGAACCCCTGCCTGAAGACTGTTATACCAGGCCCATCAGCCTACCGGAGG TGACCACGCTGCGGCAGCGGCTTCTGCAGCCAGACTTCCAGCCGGCAGTGGCGTCTCAGCTCCACCCCAGACACAAACACCTCCTGATGAAGCGCTCCCTGCGCTGCAGG AAATGTGAGCACAACTTGAGCAAACCAGAGTTTAATCCTACTTCAATCAAGTTTAAAATCCAGCTGGTGGCTGT GAGCTACATCCCTGAAGTGAGAATTATGTCCATTCCAAATCTCCGGAACCTGAAGGTCAGTGTGTGTACTGGTTCCGACAtg GTTATGGTACCCAGCAAAGAACTGGTCTTGGCAGGAAAGGATGCTGCTGCTGAGTACGATGAACTGGCTGAACCTCAGGACTTCCAGGATGACCCTGA TGTTGTTGCCTTCAGAAAATCCAACAAGATTGGTTTCTTCATCAAAGTGATCCCTCAGAAAGAAGAGGATGCGGACGTCACCGTTTCATTCAAGATCCGACACGACTTCCGCAACCTCGCAGCTCCCGTCAGGCCGAGCGAGGAGGGAGCCGAAACCCCCGCCGAGGCCGTTTGGCTCACGCACCACGTAGAGCTGAGGCTGGGACCACTCGCTCCCTGA